In the genome of Streptomyces collinus, one region contains:
- a CDS encoding phosphatase, with translation MPISGTPSRAELVEHLVRTRIAGDVATPRENNLSHYRKLANSDRHYWFGLELGDRWSDEQDVLAVMAERVGVNDDPEYRYGQDTIDPELTVDGLERMAGRLRKAADGQQRVLFATGHPGGLLDVHSSTAAALRAAGCEIVVIPEGLTTEEGYVMQFASVAVLEHGATLWHTHSGEPMKAILTAMEREGRRLPDLVVADHGWAGYAGQHGVDSVGYADCNDPALFIAEAEGTVQVTVPLDDHVVSPRHYDPVTAYLLAAAGLD, from the coding sequence ATGCCGATATCCGGGACACCCAGCCGCGCCGAACTCGTCGAACACCTCGTCAGGACGCGCATCGCGGGCGACGTCGCCACCCCCCGCGAGAACAACCTCTCCCACTACCGCAAGCTGGCGAACAGCGACCGCCACTACTGGTTCGGGCTGGAACTCGGCGACCGCTGGAGCGACGAGCAGGACGTCCTCGCGGTGATGGCGGAGCGGGTCGGCGTGAACGACGATCCCGAATACCGGTACGGCCAGGACACCATCGACCCGGAGCTGACCGTCGACGGTCTGGAGCGGATGGCCGGGCGGCTGCGCAAGGCGGCTGACGGGCAGCAGCGGGTGCTGTTCGCCACCGGCCACCCCGGCGGCCTGCTGGACGTGCACAGCTCGACCGCGGCGGCGCTGCGCGCGGCGGGCTGCGAGATCGTCGTCATCCCGGAGGGCCTGACGACGGAGGAGGGCTACGTCATGCAGTTCGCGAGCGTGGCGGTGCTGGAGCACGGCGCCACCCTCTGGCACACCCACTCGGGCGAGCCGATGAAGGCGATCCTGACGGCCATGGAGCGCGAGGGCCGCCGGCTGCCCGACCTGGTCGTCGCCGACCACGGCTGGGCGGGGTACGCCGGACAGCACGGCGTGGACTCCGTCGGCTACGCCGACTGCAACGACCCGGCCCTCTTCATCGCCGAGGCCGAGGGCACCGTGCAGGTGACGGTCCCCCTCGACGACCACGTGGTCAGCCCGCGCCACTACGACCCGGTGACGGCGTACCTGCTGGCGGCGGCAGGGCTGGACTGA
- a CDS encoding sodium:solute symporter — MAVDYLVIVVYLAGMLAMGWWGMRRARSKSEFLVAGRRLGPAMYSGTMAAIVLGGASTIGGVGLGYQYGLSGAWMVFTIGLGLLALSVFFSARIARLKVYTVSEMLDLRYGGRAGVISGVVMWAYTLMLAVTSTIAYATIFDVLFDMNRTLAIVLGGSIVVAYSTLGGMWSITLTDMVQFVVKTIGVLLLLLPIAVVKAGGFSEMKAQLPTEYFDPLGIGGETIFTYVLIYTFGMLIGQDIWQRVFTARSDTTAKWGGTVAGTYCLAYALAGAVIGTAAKVLYPKLGSPDDAFATIVKEELPVGVRGLVLAAALAAVMSTSSGALIACATVANNDIWSRLRGIVKAPAESAENAEEHDEVKGNRAFILIMGLAVICTAIAIDNVVEALTVAYNLLVGGLLVPILGGLVWKRGTVHGALAAVVVGGLAVVALMATYGILANEPVYYGLLASLAAYLAVSFATPATDAAVLAAWRERLAGRAPEAESELASEPAATPR, encoded by the coding sequence ATGGCCGTCGACTACCTCGTGATCGTCGTCTACCTGGCCGGAATGCTGGCCATGGGCTGGTGGGGCATGCGCCGCGCCCGCTCCAAGAGCGAGTTCCTGGTGGCGGGCCGCCGGCTCGGCCCGGCCATGTACTCCGGCACCATGGCGGCCATCGTCCTCGGCGGCGCCTCCACCATCGGCGGTGTGGGGCTCGGCTACCAGTACGGCCTCTCCGGCGCCTGGATGGTCTTCACCATCGGCCTCGGCCTGCTCGCCCTGTCCGTCTTCTTCTCCGCCCGCATCGCCCGGCTGAAGGTCTACACCGTCTCCGAGATGCTCGACCTGCGCTACGGCGGCCGGGCCGGGGTGATCTCCGGTGTCGTCATGTGGGCGTACACCCTCATGCTCGCGGTGACCTCGACCATCGCGTACGCCACGATCTTCGACGTCCTGTTCGACATGAACCGCACGCTCGCGATCGTCCTCGGCGGCTCGATCGTCGTCGCGTACTCCACCCTCGGCGGGATGTGGTCGATCACCCTGACGGACATGGTGCAGTTCGTCGTGAAGACCATCGGCGTGCTGCTCCTGCTGCTGCCGATCGCCGTGGTGAAGGCCGGCGGCTTCAGCGAGATGAAGGCCCAGCTGCCCACCGAGTACTTCGACCCGCTCGGCATCGGTGGCGAGACGATCTTCACCTATGTGCTGATCTACACCTTCGGCATGCTCATCGGGCAGGACATCTGGCAGCGCGTCTTCACCGCCCGCAGCGACACGACCGCCAAGTGGGGCGGCACCGTCGCCGGCACCTACTGCCTCGCGTACGCCCTCGCCGGCGCCGTCATCGGCACCGCCGCCAAGGTGCTGTACCCGAAGCTCGGCAGCCCGGACGACGCCTTCGCGACCATCGTGAAGGAGGAACTGCCCGTCGGAGTGCGCGGGCTGGTGCTGGCCGCCGCCCTGGCCGCCGTGATGTCGACGTCCTCCGGCGCGCTGATCGCCTGCGCCACCGTCGCCAACAACGACATCTGGTCCCGGCTGCGGGGCATCGTCAAGGCACCGGCCGAAAGCGCCGAGAACGCGGAAGAGCACGACGAGGTGAAGGGCAACCGGGCCTTCATCCTGATCATGGGGCTCGCGGTCATCTGCACGGCCATCGCCATCGACAACGTGGTGGAGGCGCTGACCGTCGCCTACAACCTCCTCGTCGGCGGTCTGCTCGTGCCGATCCTCGGCGGCCTGGTGTGGAAGCGGGGCACGGTCCACGGCGCCCTCGCCGCGGTCGTGGTCGGCGGACTCGCGGTCGTCGCCCTGATGGCGACGTACGGCATTCTCGCCAACGAGCCCGTCTACTACGGCCTGCTCGCCTCCCTCGCCGCCTATCTGGCCGTCTCCTTCGCCACCCCGGCCACCGACGCCGCCGTCCTCGCCGCTTGGCGCGAGCGCCTCGCGGGACGGGCACCCGAAGCCGAGTCCGAACTCGCGTCCGAACCGGCCGCGACCCCCCGGTAA
- a CDS encoding ArnT family glycosyltransferase: MTSATETQLRTAGPPPVPPKDAAPAPRWSLPALLAVLALAAVLYSWNLSGAGLNSFYSAAVLSGTESWKAWFFGSLDSGNFLTVDKPPLALMVMGLSCRVLGYGTWQMMAPMIVAALATIWILHSSVKRVFGHAAAAVAALVLALTPITVAINRDNNPDTLLVFLMVAGAALALRATRDGRLLPLLGSAACFGLAFNTKMLQGYIALPAVFVVYLYAARPALVKRAVHLVLAGVVLAVSSFWWAAAVSLVPASERPYIGGSTDGTAWNLIMGYNGLGRILGGEGNGGGGGGGGFAGTAGLGRMFNDILGGQISWLLPFTGVALVGGLLLCGRAARTDLTRAALVLWGGWTVLHYLTFALAEGTMHPYYTTALAPGVAALCGGGGVLLLRAFRADRRWVWVLPLALGGTAVWAAVLLRRASGWNSWLWPAVLVVMALAVAGLLAFRSGTSGLRLRLLAVSVAAAVVAAVAGPAAYAWSVPSSGAGGGMSGTNPTAGPTTGSGFGGPGGGGGGGGGGGGGGRGFPGGGSGGPGEGGQQGGSAQAGGGFPGGGLPSGGRSGQAPEGLQGGQAPGGTQNGQASGGTQNGQASGGTQKGQASGGMQGGPGGGGMGRGGASSELIAYLKKHQDGAKWLLAVSSSQGAAQLILSSGEPVISMWGWSGSDKAMTLAKLKELVKQGELHYVQLGGGMGGGPGGGSSVSSEVTAWVQKHGTEVKESDYSSRTSTDSGNGSESSAQSGQSAVYRLDASDVS; the protein is encoded by the coding sequence GTGACATCAGCCACCGAAACCCAGCTCCGCACCGCCGGGCCCCCGCCGGTTCCGCCGAAGGACGCCGCCCCCGCGCCGCGTTGGTCCCTTCCCGCGCTGCTCGCGGTCCTCGCCCTGGCCGCGGTGCTGTACTCCTGGAACCTGTCGGGAGCCGGCCTCAACAGCTTCTACAGCGCCGCCGTGCTGAGCGGCACCGAGAGCTGGAAGGCCTGGTTCTTCGGCTCGCTGGACTCCGGGAACTTCCTCACCGTCGACAAGCCGCCGCTGGCGCTGATGGTCATGGGCCTGTCCTGCCGGGTCCTCGGCTACGGCACCTGGCAGATGATGGCGCCGATGATCGTGGCGGCCCTGGCCACGATCTGGATCCTGCACTCCTCGGTGAAGCGGGTGTTCGGGCACGCGGCGGCGGCCGTGGCGGCGCTCGTCCTGGCCCTCACCCCGATCACGGTCGCCATCAACCGGGACAACAACCCCGACACCCTGCTGGTGTTCCTGATGGTGGCCGGTGCGGCCCTCGCCCTGCGCGCGACGCGCGACGGCCGGCTGCTGCCGCTGCTCGGCTCGGCGGCCTGCTTCGGGCTCGCCTTCAACACCAAGATGCTCCAGGGGTACATCGCGCTGCCCGCCGTGTTCGTGGTGTATCTGTACGCGGCCCGGCCCGCGTTGGTGAAGCGGGCCGTCCATCTGGTCCTGGCGGGGGTGGTGCTGGCCGTCTCCAGCTTTTGGTGGGCCGCGGCCGTGTCGCTGGTCCCGGCCTCGGAGCGGCCGTACATCGGCGGTTCGACGGACGGCACCGCCTGGAACCTGATCATGGGCTACAACGGACTCGGCCGGATCCTCGGCGGCGAGGGCAACGGCGGGGGCGGCGGGGGCGGAGGCTTCGCCGGCACCGCGGGCCTCGGACGGATGTTCAACGACATCCTCGGCGGCCAGATCTCCTGGCTGCTCCCCTTCACCGGCGTCGCCCTCGTCGGCGGCCTGCTGCTGTGCGGCCGTGCCGCGCGCACGGACCTCACCCGGGCCGCGCTCGTGCTCTGGGGCGGCTGGACCGTGCTGCACTACCTGACCTTCGCCCTGGCCGAGGGCACGATGCACCCGTACTACACGACCGCGCTCGCCCCGGGCGTCGCGGCGCTGTGCGGGGGCGGCGGGGTGCTGCTGCTGCGGGCCTTCCGCGCGGACCGGCGGTGGGTGTGGGTGCTTCCGCTGGCGCTGGGGGGCACGGCCGTCTGGGCGGCGGTGCTGCTGCGGCGGGCCTCCGGCTGGAACTCCTGGCTGTGGCCCGCCGTCCTGGTCGTCATGGCACTGGCCGTGGCGGGCCTGCTCGCCTTCCGCTCCGGCACCTCGGGGCTGCGACTGCGGCTGCTGGCGGTGTCGGTGGCGGCGGCGGTCGTCGCGGCGGTGGCGGGACCGGCGGCGTACGCCTGGTCCGTTCCGTCGTCGGGAGCGGGCGGCGGCATGAGCGGTACGAACCCGACGGCCGGGCCGACCACGGGCAGCGGCTTCGGCGGGCCCGGGGGTGGTGGCGGTGGCGGTGGCGGTGGCGGTGGCGGTGGCCGAGGGTTCCCGGGCGGGGGGTCGGGCGGTCCCGGTGAGGGCGGTCAGCAGGGCGGCAGCGCCCAGGCGGGGGGCGGTTTCCCCGGTGGCGGGCTGCCGTCCGGCGGGCGGAGCGGGCAGGCTCCGGAAGGCTTGCAGGGCGGGCAGGCTCCTGGCGGCACTCAGAACGGGCAGGCTTCCGGTGGCACTCAGAACGGGCAGGCTTCCGGTGGCACTCAGAAGGGGCAGGCTTCCGGTGGCATGCAGGGCGGCCCCGGCGGTGGCGGCATGGGCCGCGGTGGCGCGAGCAGCGAGCTGATCGCGTACCTCAAGAAGCACCAGGACGGCGCCAAGTGGCTGCTGGCGGTGTCGAGTTCGCAGGGTGCCGCCCAGCTCATCCTGAGCAGCGGGGAGCCCGTCATCTCGATGTGGGGCTGGTCCGGCAGCGACAAGGCGATGACGCTCGCCAAGCTCAAGGAGCTGGTGAAGCAGGGCGAACTGCACTACGTCCAGCTCGGCGGCGGCATGGGCGGCGGCCCCGGCGGCGGCTCCTCCGTCAGCTCCGAGGTCACGGCGTGGGTGCAGAAGCACGGCACGGAAGTGAAGGAGAGCGACTACAGCAGCCGTACGAGCACGGACTCCGGCAACGGCTCCGAATCCTCGGCGCAGTCCGGCCAGTCGGCCGTCTACCGCCTGGACGCGTCCGACGTCAGCTGA
- a CDS encoding DUF7691 family protein translates to MGYCLEMSTGDMRTVVRLLTAVERTEQQERTLARVRTECERTDVRFQEQGIDLDVSISRALDELIDGTPSTDLCPSYSYAFYQAVAAHFSDPTDLGAWRRPAWFYAMDDELSRHGVPSDLLPGTFLFSGPPLRLPHPGDAVPAIGTLPAQRASALADAYGSVLSRLDPEFRGAARRFIDAMRFEAEEWESARKLGRNPDTLLFWFH, encoded by the coding sequence GTGGGCTACTGCCTGGAGATGAGCACCGGCGACATGAGAACGGTGGTGCGGCTGCTCACGGCGGTGGAGCGGACCGAGCAGCAGGAGCGCACCCTGGCCCGGGTGCGCACCGAGTGCGAGCGGACCGACGTCCGCTTCCAGGAGCAGGGCATCGACCTCGACGTCTCCATCAGCCGCGCCCTGGACGAACTGATCGACGGCACCCCGAGCACCGACCTCTGCCCCTCCTACAGTTACGCCTTCTACCAGGCCGTCGCGGCGCACTTCTCCGACCCCACCGACCTCGGCGCCTGGCGCCGCCCGGCGTGGTTCTACGCCATGGACGACGAACTGTCCCGGCACGGCGTACCGTCCGACCTGCTCCCGGGCACGTTCCTGTTCAGCGGTCCGCCGCTGCGGCTGCCCCACCCCGGTGACGCGGTGCCCGCGATCGGCACCCTGCCGGCCCAGCGGGCCTCCGCCCTGGCCGATGCCTACGGGTCCGTACTGAGCCGCCTGGATCCCGAATTCCGCGGCGCGGCCCGCCGGTTCATCGACGCCATGCGGTTCGAGGCGGAGGAGTGGGAGAGCGCCCGGAAGCTCGGGAGGAATCCGGACACGCTGCTCTTCTGGTTCCACTGA
- a CDS encoding PucR family transcriptional regulator ligand-binding domain-containing protein gives MPDPAVPPTPPVLLTSLLAREDLSLRRIAGPEDPGTVVHWVHTSEMADPYPYLLGGELLLTAGVHIPEAAGSGTYFDEYVSRIVAAGGAALGFGVAPVHDTVPRALVAACETHGLPLLEVPPQTTFSGVARAVWQLMAQSRLAELRRVTDAQQSLASAASRPDPVPSVLRQLAQRLGGWAVLYGPEGAEIAGAGRRPGEEVRAALTRLARVVRPDGPAPPTGATPPTDSTPRTGATGTRPTEPGTAGPPNHPAPPTGATPPTDSTPRTGATGTRPTEPGTAGPPDRPAPPTGSTPRAGAARSGETRAARAAAFLRPDAGGAPASQTDPGRPVPTSATDTAAGTHLAAYALGAGHGFVLGVASPQRAPGDHTVVSVAAVLLSLLTGEQQSGTGAARSSALVRLLLGAAPEEVAPLLGGGRWVVVRARPDGTGPADPVAASALGAALGSALVDPAGDVVRVLVPADRAPAPLPGWTLGVSAAVAPHDWPAADTQAARALARARATRTPLLRHAPRPALADLVPPGEAAAHARTLLAPVTAHPALTETLRTWLSLHGSWDRTAVALSVHRNTVRQRIARCATLLETDLDDPDVRMELWFALRRL, from the coding sequence ATGCCGGACCCGGCGGTCCCCCCGACACCTCCCGTCCTCCTCACGTCCCTCCTGGCCAGGGAGGACCTCTCCCTGCGCCGGATCGCCGGTCCGGAGGACCCCGGCACCGTCGTCCACTGGGTGCACACCTCCGAGATGGCGGACCCGTATCCGTATCTGCTGGGCGGGGAGCTGCTGCTCACGGCGGGCGTGCACATCCCGGAGGCGGCGGGGTCGGGTACGTACTTCGACGAGTACGTCTCCCGGATCGTGGCGGCGGGCGGCGCGGCCCTGGGCTTCGGGGTGGCGCCGGTACACGACACGGTCCCGAGGGCGCTGGTCGCGGCCTGCGAGACACACGGCCTGCCGCTCCTGGAGGTGCCGCCGCAGACCACCTTCTCGGGCGTGGCCCGCGCGGTCTGGCAGCTGATGGCCCAGTCCCGCCTCGCCGAACTCCGCCGCGTCACCGATGCCCAGCAGAGCCTCGCCTCCGCCGCCTCCCGCCCCGACCCGGTCCCGTCGGTCCTCCGCCAGCTCGCCCAGCGGCTGGGCGGGTGGGCCGTGCTGTACGGGCCGGAGGGGGCGGAGATCGCGGGGGCGGGGCGGAGGCCCGGGGAGGAGGTGCGGGCGGCGCTGACGCGGCTGGCGAGAGTGGTACGACCGGACGGCCCGGCACCGCCGACCGGTGCGACACCACCGACCGACTCCACCCCGCGCACGGGCGCGACCGGAACACGACCGACCGAGCCAGGCACCGCAGGACCACCGAACCACCCTGCACCGCCGACCGGTGCGACACCACCGACCGACTCCACCCCGCGCACGGGCGCGACCGGAACACGACCGACCGAGCCAGGCACCGCAGGACCACCGGACCGTCCGGCGCCGCCGACCGGCTCCACCCCGCGCGCAGGCGCGGCACGGTCGGGTGAGACCAGGGCGGCACGCGCCGCCGCGTTCCTCCGGCCGGACGCCGGCGGCGCCCCGGCGTCGCAGACCGACCCCGGCCGCCCTGTCCCCACCTCCGCCACCGACACCGCCGCCGGCACCCACCTCGCCGCCTACGCCCTCGGTGCCGGGCACGGATTCGTGCTCGGGGTCGCCAGTCCGCAGCGGGCGCCCGGTGATCACACCGTCGTCTCCGTCGCGGCCGTGCTGCTGTCCCTGCTCACCGGCGAGCAGCAGAGCGGCACCGGTGCCGCTCGATCGTCCGCGCTGGTGCGGCTGCTGCTGGGCGCGGCGCCCGAGGAGGTCGCGCCGCTGCTCGGGGGTGGGCGGTGGGTGGTCGTGCGGGCCCGGCCGGACGGTACGGGCCCCGCGGACCCCGTCGCGGCCTCCGCGCTGGGTGCCGCGCTCGGTTCCGCTCTGGTCGACCCGGCGGGCGACGTCGTACGGGTCCTGGTCCCGGCCGACCGGGCACCGGCCCCGCTGCCCGGCTGGACCCTGGGCGTCAGCGCCGCCGTCGCCCCGCACGACTGGCCCGCCGCCGACACCCAGGCGGCCCGCGCCCTGGCCCGGGCCCGCGCCACCCGGACCCCGCTGCTGCGGCACGCCCCGCGCCCCGCCCTCGCCGACCTGGTGCCGCCCGGCGAGGCGGCGGCCCACGCCCGTACCCTCCTGGCCCCCGTCACGGCACACCCCGCGCTCACCGAGACCCTGCGCACCTGGCTGTCCCTGCACGGCAGCTGGGACCGCACGGCCGTCGCCCTGTCCGTGCACCGCAACACCGTGCGCCAGCGCATCGCCCGCTGCGCGACGCTGCTGGAGACGGACCTGGACGACCCGGACGTACGGATGGAACTGTGGTTCGCGCTGCGACGGCTCTGA
- a CDS encoding serine hydrolase: MTSGISRRARVLAAAVGTGVLVPLVATATPASAAAPAVTCTSAKAGLAAKLKKDITAALATRKGTVAVGLYDRSTNTTCTLRASSAYDSASIVKVTVLATLLWDAKKTNRYLTDRENTLAKAMITKSDNAATSTLWKQLGMTKIKNFLAAAGMTQTKPGANGYWGLTQITVTDEQKLLKLLTAKNAVLSDNSRAYIIKLMGQVVSSQRWGTPYGVPSGVTVAVKNGWLQRSTNGWRVHSVGAFKGGGHDYVMTVLSHGNSTMNYGITTIQAVAKVIHRDLAAS; this comes from the coding sequence ATGACTTCTGGGATATCCCGCCGCGCGAGAGTGCTGGCGGCGGCCGTGGGTACGGGCGTTCTCGTGCCGCTCGTCGCCACCGCCACGCCCGCCTCCGCCGCCGCTCCGGCCGTGACCTGCACGTCCGCCAAGGCGGGGCTCGCCGCCAAGCTGAAGAAGGACATCACCGCCGCGCTCGCCACCCGCAAGGGCACGGTCGCCGTCGGCCTCTACGACCGCAGCACCAACACGACCTGCACCCTGCGGGCGAGTTCCGCCTACGACTCGGCCAGCATCGTCAAGGTGACCGTCCTCGCCACGCTGCTGTGGGACGCGAAGAAGACGAACCGGTACCTCACCGACCGCGAGAACACCCTCGCCAAGGCGATGATCACCAAGTCGGACAATGCTGCGACCTCCACCCTGTGGAAGCAGCTCGGCATGACGAAGATCAAGAACTTCCTCGCGGCCGCCGGCATGACACAGACCAAGCCCGGCGCGAACGGCTACTGGGGTCTGACGCAGATCACCGTCACCGACGAGCAGAAGCTGCTGAAGCTCCTCACCGCCAAGAACGCGGTCCTCAGCGACAACTCCCGCGCCTACATCATCAAGCTGATGGGCCAGGTCGTCTCGTCCCAGCGCTGGGGCACCCCGTACGGGGTGCCCTCAGGTGTCACCGTGGCCGTCAAGAACGGCTGGCTGCAGCGCTCCACCAACGGCTGGCGGGTGCACAGCGTCGGCGCGTTCAAGGGCGGCGGCCACGACTACGTGATGACCGTGCTGTCCCACGGCAACAGCACGATGAACTACGGCATCACCACCATCCAGGCCGTGGCCAAGGTCATCCACAGGGATCTGGCGGCGAGTTGA
- a CDS encoding thiamine pyrophosphate-binding protein, with the protein MTHDHDLVLRPTPAQTEAALNPPPGRTGGDLVVETLAGLGATTVFGLPGQHALGIFDALRRSDLRYIGLRVENNAGFAADAYGRITGEAAPLLLSTGPGALTSLAALQEAAAASAPVLAVSSQVPTAGLGGGRHGYLHELPDQAASFRGVVKSVHTVRTPSQIPSAIEAAWKSALSAPHGPVWVEIPQDVLLAETAIPVVTGGDAFPEELPPRPELTAVAADLLSKAARPAIIAGGGVVRADASGKLKQLAERLQAPVVTTPGGKGAFPWKHPLSLQSWIEDRHTTDFLEDADVLLVVGSGLGELSSNYHTFKPRGRVVQIEADLGKLESNHPALGIHADARLALQALLETVSERQDPQAPERVRELLAKVTDRIAAQELTLEQDVLASVRKALPADSPSFWDMTILAYWAWSAFDAKGPNHMHSAQGAGGLGYAFPAALGAAAADPTRPVLAVSGDGGALYSIAELATARQYDLDVTWLIVDDGGYGILREYMNDAFGEATATDLTRPDYVALAESFGVPGVRTTPENLEQDLAKALKTPGPSVVLLPAVLRMFAPTHLG; encoded by the coding sequence GTGACTCACGACCACGACCTGGTGCTCCGCCCCACGCCCGCCCAGACGGAGGCCGCCCTCAACCCTCCTCCCGGCCGCACCGGCGGAGACCTGGTCGTGGAGACGCTGGCCGGGCTGGGCGCGACGACCGTCTTCGGGCTGCCCGGCCAGCACGCCCTCGGCATTTTCGACGCGCTGCGTCGCTCGGACCTGAGGTACATCGGCCTGCGGGTGGAGAACAACGCCGGGTTCGCGGCGGACGCGTACGGCCGGATCACCGGTGAGGCCGCGCCGCTACTGCTGTCGACCGGCCCCGGGGCCCTGACCTCCCTGGCGGCCCTCCAGGAGGCGGCGGCGGCCTCCGCTCCCGTGCTGGCCGTCAGCAGCCAGGTCCCGACGGCGGGCCTCGGCGGCGGCCGGCACGGCTACCTCCACGAACTTCCGGACCAGGCCGCCTCGTTCCGGGGCGTGGTCAAGTCCGTCCACACCGTCCGCACCCCGTCGCAGATCCCCTCGGCGATCGAGGCGGCCTGGAAGTCGGCGCTGAGCGCCCCGCACGGCCCGGTGTGGGTGGAGATCCCGCAGGACGTCCTGCTCGCCGAGACGGCCATCCCGGTCGTCACGGGCGGCGACGCCTTCCCCGAGGAGCTGCCGCCGCGCCCCGAACTGACCGCCGTGGCAGCCGACCTGCTGTCCAAGGCCGCCCGTCCGGCGATCATCGCGGGCGGGGGAGTGGTCCGGGCGGACGCCTCCGGCAAACTGAAGCAGCTGGCGGAGCGGCTTCAGGCGCCGGTCGTCACCACCCCCGGCGGCAAGGGCGCGTTCCCCTGGAAGCACCCGCTGTCGCTCCAGTCGTGGATCGAGGACCGGCACACCACCGACTTCCTGGAGGACGCCGACGTCCTCCTGGTCGTCGGTTCGGGCCTCGGTGAACTCTCCTCGAACTACCACACGTTCAAGCCCCGGGGCCGGGTCGTCCAGATCGAGGCCGACCTCGGCAAGCTGGAGTCCAACCATCCCGCGCTGGGCATCCACGCGGACGCCCGCCTCGCGCTGCAAGCGCTGCTGGAGACGGTGTCCGAACGACAGGACCCCCAAGCCCCGGAGCGCGTACGAGAGCTGCTCGCCAAGGTGACCGACCGCATCGCCGCCCAGGAACTCACCCTGGAGCAGGACGTGCTGGCGTCCGTCCGCAAGGCGCTCCCGGCCGACTCCCCGTCCTTCTGGGACATGACGATCCTCGCCTACTGGGCCTGGTCGGCCTTCGACGCCAAGGGCCCCAACCACATGCACTCGGCGCAGGGCGCGGGCGGCCTCGGCTACGCCTTCCCGGCGGCACTGGGCGCGGCGGCGGCCGACCCGACCCGCCCTGTCCTCGCCGTCTCCGGCGACGGCGGCGCCCTGTACTCGATCGCCGAGCTGGCGACGGCCCGTCAGTACGACCTGGACGTCACCTGGCTGATCGTCGACGACGGTGGCTACGGCATCCTGCGCGAGTACATGAACGACGCTTTCGGGGAGGCGACCGCGACGGACCTGACCCGGCCGGACTACGTGGCCCTCGCGGAGTCCTTCGGCGTGCCCGGGGTGCGGACGACTCCGGAGAACCTGGAGCAGGACCTCGCGAAGGCGCTGAAGACGCCCGGGCCCTCGGTGGTCCTGCTCCCGGCCGTGCTGCGGATGTTCGCGCCGACGCACCTGGGGTGA
- the speB gene encoding agmatinase has protein sequence MSSNETPRGPVDSSRVPRYAGPATFARLPRLDEVGRADVAVVGVPFDSGVSYRPGARFGGNAIREASRLLRPYNPAQDASPFALAQVADGGDIAVNPFNINEAVETVEAAADDLLGTGARLMTLGGDHTIALPLLRSVAKKHGPVALLHFDAHLDTWDTYFGAEYTHGTPFRRAVEEGILDTSALSHVGTRGPLYGKQDLTDDEKMGFGIVTSADVYRRGADEVADQLRQRIGDRPLYISIDIDCLDPAHAPGTGTPEAGGMTSRELLEILRGLASCNLVSADVVEVAPAYDHAEITSVAASHTAYELTTIMSRQIAAARKDSEAK, from the coding sequence ATGAGCAGCAACGAGACTCCCCGCGGGCCCGTCGACTCCTCCCGCGTTCCGCGGTACGCGGGCCCCGCGACCTTCGCCCGGCTGCCCCGGCTGGACGAGGTCGGCCGGGCCGACGTCGCGGTCGTGGGCGTGCCGTTCGACTCGGGCGTCTCGTACCGGCCGGGCGCCCGCTTCGGCGGCAACGCCATCCGTGAGGCGTCCCGGCTGCTGCGCCCGTACAACCCGGCGCAGGACGCCTCCCCGTTCGCCCTCGCCCAGGTCGCGGACGGCGGCGACATCGCCGTGAACCCGTTCAACATCAACGAGGCCGTCGAGACCGTCGAGGCCGCCGCGGACGACCTGCTCGGCACCGGCGCCCGCCTGATGACCCTCGGCGGCGACCACACCATCGCCCTGCCCCTGCTGCGCTCGGTCGCGAAGAAGCACGGCCCGGTCGCCCTGCTGCACTTCGACGCGCACCTCGACACCTGGGACACCTACTTCGGCGCCGAGTACACGCACGGCACCCCGTTCCGCCGCGCGGTCGAGGAGGGCATCCTCGACACCTCCGCCCTGTCCCACGTCGGCACCCGCGGCCCGCTCTACGGCAAGCAGGACCTCACCGACGACGAGAAGATGGGCTTCGGCATCGTCACCTCCGCCGACGTCTACCGGCGCGGCGCCGACGAGGTCGCCGACCAGCTCCGCCAGCGCATCGGCGACCGGCCGCTGTACATCTCCATCGACATCGACTGCCTCGACCCGGCCCACGCCCCCGGCACCGGCACCCCCGAGGCCGGCGGCATGACCTCCCGCGAACTGCTGGAGATCCTGCGCGGCCTGGCATCCTGCAACCTGGTGTCGGCCGACGTCGTCGAGGTGGCCCCCGCGTACGACCACGCGGAGATCACGTCGGTGGCGGCCTCCCACACCGCCTACGAACTGACCACGATCATGTCGCGCCAGATCGCCGCGGCCCGGAAGGACTCGGAAGCGAAGTGA